A window of Macaca thibetana thibetana isolate TM-01 chromosome 7, ASM2454274v1, whole genome shotgun sequence genomic DNA:
TGCGGGAAGAGAGCACAGTCCAGCCTTGCAGGCcgggggcagggaggaggcccCGCCGTGACCATGTGCAAGGTCAGGGCTCAGATGTGCTTTTCTGGggaaatgacttcttttcctagaTCCAATCTGAAGACcctaattttgaaaagaaagtggCAGGCAGGCTGTGGAGTGATTCTGAGTCCTGTGCTTAAGCTGCATGAGGCTCTCCCAGGCCTGCTGGGGCCCTGCCCACTGCTGGGCTGCCCACAGCGACCCTCCTGCCAGCTTCACAATGTCCCCATGGCTGTGCAGCCCCCAATACATGACCCCAACAAAAACAGGCTGCCTGGCCGGCTCCACCTGCTTCCGAGCCTTCCAGCCCAGCCTCTCTCCAGCCAACAGGATGGAGGAACCCCGGGGCCCCGACTTTCCTGTGGCCTCCTGACTAGGGGCACAGCCACGGCTAGGGACACTGGTGGGGAAGGGAACCAGCCACAAGAGACGTGGCCTCCCAAGGCAGTATTTGTACCTCCCTGGCCCCAAGTGGGCCAGATGCCTCTCAGAAGCTTAGTTCTGACACAGAATGGGGCGGGGGTTCCTGGGTGTCTACCTGGGAGTGTGGCCGCTGGGCCATGTGGTTTGTGTGTAACTCTTGAAGGAAGTGCCGGTTGTTTTCCGTGTGTAACTTTTTGAGGAAGTGCCGGTTGTCTTCCGAGCTGCACCACTTTGCATTCCTAGCAGCAGCGCACAGGGGTCGGGTCCgccttctccacatcctcgccaacacgTGTCTTTTCAAGCCGGCTGTTTGAATTGCAGAAGTTTTGAAAGTGGGAGAGGAAACACTTGCTCAGTGGGGGCCTTGAGTGTGGCCACGTGTCGGGGCTCGGGGCCATTTCCAGAAGGCGTTGCCCTGATGCTGCCACTTGCTTCCTGCCCCGCAGAGGGGGGACGGAGGGGCACGGGGGGAAGGAGGGgcggggtggggcaggagaggccTCCCGTCTGTGGCCATTCCAGCCCAGGGCCCAGGACAGGGGAAGTCTTTGGGTGTCGGAAGTGGAGGCCCAGCCCGTATTCCTCCTGAGGGGTCACCTGGTCCTGAGGTGGCTGCCAGTGGGAGGGTGAGAACCAACACCAGCCTCTTCCCTCCCCGGGCCAGGGACAAAGAACCTGCAAGGGGCAGAGTTAGAAATGGTGGGAGACGTCTGCGCTTGATTTGTGTGGCAGTCACAGGCCCGTCTGGAGTCCCCTGGGCACATCAGGCACTCTCACTTCCCAGGAGCCGTCTACATCTGCACGGAAGACGCCTTCCCACACAAGCGCCTGCAGCAGCTTATGGCCCAGCAGCCGCGGCTGCGCACCGACGTTCCTGGAGAGCTGCTTCAGAAGCTCCGATTTGGCAGCCAGATCTTCATCGAGCATGTGGCCGATGTGGTGAGTGTGGGAGAAGCCGCGTGACACCCCTAAGGCAAGCTGTTCAGGACCACTGGGGCAGGTAACCACCACGGCAGTGAGGTCTCACAGCGGGGCAGGTAACCACCACGGCAGTGAGGTCTCACAGCGGGGCAGGTAACCACCACGGCAGTGAGGTCTCACAGCGGGGCAGGGATAGATGGGGTTCAGCTCTGAACTCAGCATGGGTCATGGGGGTTTACGCCCGAGGAGCAGGTGGGGTCAGAGGATGGAGAGTGACTGAGAGGAACTGGCAGGGGAGGGGGCTCTGGCTGAAGCGTCTTGCCAGGACCCTTGCTGAAGTTGGGCCATGGGGATCAGACTGCCCCTGGGGACGGTGGAGGATGGACCAGTCAGCTACTGAGGGCGACTGGATGTGGAGGGCAGGGGTCTTGCTACCATCTCAGCAGGGATTGCCAAAACTGGGTTTCACGAGGACGTGCACAGATGGGCCTAGGAGGAGGCTCAGGAGCCTGACGGCAGTTTGGCCAAACAAAATCCTGGCCAGGAGTGGCTGTGGGCCAGGCAGGCAAGGCGGCAGGCTGCGACATCCAGTTACGTCTGAATCTTAGGCAGCTTTGAAGCGTGTTCTAGAATGAGGATGCCCATATTCAGATCACCTTTCTTCATGATCTGAAACTCAGATGTAACTGGGCGCCTGTACACCATCTGTCAACCCTGCCCATGAAGACGGAGTGGGGAAGAGAAGTCTCAGGCGGGTGGCAAGGGCCTCCTCTGGGCTGTGGAGCCCTGACCAGCTGCCCTAGGAGACCACCGCCCTGAGAAGGGTGGGACCTGCTCTCTAGGCTGCCGCCCTGGTGAGAGAGCTGTGTTGGTTTCACCCTTGCCTCTGAGGGGAAGACGGCCCTCACTGGAGGCACAGGGGCTCCACCTGGCCAAGGCCTGCCGGGCCTCCAGCTCACACAGGCGACCTTAGATCCTTGACCACTGCCTGGCTGCTGGCTTCCCTGCAGACACTGGCTGGGCTTGGAGGAGGGACCCATGGCAGGGCCTTCCAGAGAGCAGGGGCCACTCACGGGGGGCCAGTGGAGTCCGTCCTGCAGCCAGGAAGCAGGCCTAAGAGGCTGGGACGCATCCCTGCAGCTGGGGTAGCAGTGCTGTGAGCTGTCAGCACTTAGTTTACAGAGATCATCCCAGGAGGGAGAAGTGATGAAGTAGAAaagatgcagaagaaaagatgGGAAGTTTGGGAGTAAACCCCTGACCAAAGGCAAATAAGGAAATTCCGCCCTGTGCAGGGGGAGCGGCTGCCATGTCCAGCCCACCCTAGACGTGGCTGTGGTCTGGCAGAGCCGATGGGCCTTCCCCCacttctttttgttattatttatttgagatggagtctcgctgtgtcgcccaggtgggagtgcagtggcgcgaccttggctcacttcaagctctgcctcccgggttcacgccaatctcctgcctcagcctcccaagcagctgggactacaggtgcccgccactatgcccggctcattttttgtatctttagtagagacggggtttcaccgtgttagccaggatggtctcgatctcctgacctcgtgatccgcccacctcagcctcccaaagtgctgggattacaggcgtgagccactgcgctcgtcTGGCCTTCCCCCATTTCTGAGTTCTTATAGAAAAAACTTTGAAGTAAAGCATAAGGCATATAAacgtttaattttaaaatatgtacaataaaatacattatcGCACACAACATGAGGAAGTTACACATGGGAAGGGAGCCGTGGGCCCAGCTCATGCCCCAGGTCTCCTGGGAGAGGCCACGCCGCACCAGGGCACCAGCTTaggcccagcctcagccccagtcCCAAGGTCACGCCAGCCGTGTGGTCATTAGTATCGTGCCCCACGCACACAGACGCAGGAGAAATGAGTGAGCGCTGCGGCTCCCAGCCAGGGGCCCTCCCTGCTGCCCTGGCTGTCCCGGGCCAGCTCCGGGCCACACTCGGCAGTCCCATCCTGGAGCGGGGCCAGGTCGGGGTCACTGCAAGAGAAGACAGAAGGTCAGGGCTGGGCCACCAAAGCCTGATGGTGTTACTAAGTTCTGTTCTGAAAACAGCTCTCTGGGGAGCCCCCACCCCAAGTCTGCCTGGAGAAGAGGGTGTTGCTGGTTGTGGGCCTCCCTGGGGCCGAGGGGTCATGGGGGACCAGTGCATCTTTGGTCTCTGCTCTCTGGAGCACCAAAGGCCTGCATCTGGCACGGGGAAGGCCAGGGGTGTGGACACAGCCTTCTCTTGCATAAGCAGAGCCTGGTGCCGTTCCCACCCGACTACTCTGTGGGCCTTGGGCTCGCATGAGGGTGGGGCTCTCTGAGCCAAGCCCCTCTTGGAGGCCCAGCCGGGCAGCTAGCAGCAGTCACCACTTGCCCATCCCCAGTCCCCCCAGTCCCTGCACATGCGAAGTCCCTCCCTGGCCCAGCTGCCTGCTTCCTGGGGCTGCAGGCCGTGGAACTCACGTTAGCGGTGGCGTCTTCCaagccactgctgctgctgtcgTTTTCCACAAAAAGAGGCTCGGCCAGAGACGCCCTGGAGACGAAGCACAGACGAGTTTCACTCAGGGCGTGCAGGGCGTCTTCAGAGGTCCAGGCGTGACACCAGTGTGAGGCTGCAGACCTTGGATTTGAGGGGCAGCCTAGGGGCAGCTCTGGCCAGAGCTGCTGGCAAGGCCCATGGGACCTGAACTACCCTGCTTGGTGCCAGGAGCAGTTGTGCCACCCTCCCCCATCACCACAGCTCACCAACCTCTGCGGTCAGAGACCAGGCCAGCCATGCCAATGGCCGTGGCACCCACAGGCCACAGCGGCACCCAGAGGGAAGCCGAGGGCACCTGCCTTCCCTGGGGGGCCCTCCCCTGGAAGCTCTCCTGGGAGCCGGTGGGCACAGGGCCGTTTCCACCCCTTGGCCAGGCCAGCTCAGAGCACAGGGCTAAGGCCTGGGTGCACGGGAGGCACTGGCCTTAAGAGTGTCTCCACCTACAGCCCCATCCTGACCCCCAGATGGTCTCCCAGCGTGCCCCACGCCTTGGCAGAGGCAGGCCAGGCCTGACTCGCCTGAGTAACGCCTGAAGGGCATTAGGCCCCTGCCTTGCTGAGCGTCCAAAGAGGGTGTGGCCCAGGTGGTCATGGCCACCACGGGCTAGATTTGGTGGCACTGTGGCCAGGTCTGGGTGGTCTGAGCACCTGGCATGGGGCCACTGAAGAAGAGGGCTGGTTGCTGCTGACCTGTGAGGGGGAGAGGGTGAAACCATGGCAGAAGGGAGAGCAGACCCCCACAAGGACTCAGGAGCCTGGGCAAAGGACGCCTCTGCAGAGGATGGTGTTGGCATGGCCAAGGGGTGACTGCCTGGGAGGGCCAGAGGAAGGACATGGAGTCCAGGGAACCAGTTGTGTGAGCCTGAAGCTTCTATAGTTGGAGACTTTTTGGGAAGAATACAGAATTGGGCTCAGAGTTTGGGGACTGCAGAGCCAGCACTGTCAGTCCCAGCTGGGGAGGAAGGTTTTGAGTCAGACGGTTGAGTGACACTACAAATGGGGTCTGGTCACCGGGGGCGGGGGCCTGCTGGCCAGCATACACCATGGCCCTGTCCCCACAGGACGCCTTGCTGGAATGTGTGAATAAGAAGGTCCCCGTTCTGCTGTCTCGGGGCATGGCTCGCCTGGTGGTCATCGACTCGGTGGCGGCCCCATTCCGCTGTGAATTTGACAGCCAGGCCTCCGCCCCCAGGGCCAGGCGTCTGCAGTCCCTGGGGGCCGCGCTGCGTGAGCTGAGCAGTGCCTTCCAGAGCCCTGTGCTGTGCATCAACCAGGTGGGCACCAAGGCAGGGGTGCACCCGTGAGCTCGTACTTTTAGCCAGGATGCGAGAGCAGAGCCGGTCTGGAGGTGGGGCGGGTGGCAGTGCCGTGGCCCCCGGCCCCTGCGGGTAGCAGCCTGTGCCTGCCCATCGGGAAGACCTGCGGCCGTTGCAGCTGACCTGGACTGTGCTCTTCCAGGTGACAGAGGCCATGGAGGAGCAGGGCGCAGCACACGGGCCGCTGGGGTGAGTGCAGCCGTGTGGTGCAGCTGGGCCGAAGTGGGCGGGGGCCACCAAGCCTTCTGAGCACCAGCTCGCCTGCTTCCTGATTCTCAGGTTCTGGGACGAGCGTGTTTCCCCAGCCCTTGGCATAACCTGGGCTAACCAGCTCCTGGTGAGACTGCTGGCTGAGCGGCTCCGCGAGGAAGAGGCTGCCCTCGGCTGCCCAGCCCGGACCCTGCGGGTGCTCTTTGCCCCCCACCTGCCCCCCTCCTCCTGTTCTTACACGATCAGTGCAGAAGGGGTGCGAGGGACACCTGGGACGCAGTCCCATTGACACGGTGGCAGCTGCAGAACAGCCTTGCCTGAG
This region includes:
- the XRCC3 gene encoding DNA repair protein XRCC3 yields the protein MDLDLLDLNPRIIAAIKKAKLKSVKEVLHFSGPDLKRLTNLSSPEVWHLLRTASLHLRGSSILTALHLHQQKERFPAQHQRLSLGCPVLDSLLRGGLPLDGITELAGRSSVGKTQLALQLCLAVQFPRQHGGLEAGAVYICTEDAFPHKRLQQLMAQQPRLRTDVPGELLQKLRFGSQIFIEHVADVDALLECVNKKVPVLLSRGMARLVVIDSVAAPFRCEFDSQASAPRARRLQSLGAALRELSSAFQSPVLCINQVTEAMEEQGAAHGPLGFWDERVSPALGITWANQLLVRLLAERLREEEAALGCPARTLRVLFAPHLPPSSCSYTISAEGVRGTPGTQSH